The Vanacampus margaritifer isolate UIUO_Vmar chromosome 15, RoL_Vmar_1.0, whole genome shotgun sequence genome contains the following window.
CACACTCACCGCACCCACCAAGACATCGAGCGGCGGTGACATCACCAACGGCAGTCCCAAGTCGGCTTCGGTCGCAGCCAAGCCTCATCTTCGAAAAGTTCCTTCCGGACCCAAAGGAACCGCCAGCAGCCCACCTGGGGCACAGTCAGTCCCCTCGTTCACTTACCAGCTGCCGCCACTGTTAACACTGCCCCCTGCAGGTCATCATCTCCATTCACTTTTGAGTTCAGAATTTCCCGACTTgatacaagagtatgaaaagctagaagtttttttagattgtacaattagaacaaatataaaatttgtgattaattgtgtgttaactagtgaagtcatgcgattaattatgattaaaaattttaatcgcttgatgtccctaattttttataatcttttcttcgtttaaaaaaaaaaaattgtaattattttttaaaacatttttaataatcttttcttaaaaaaaaaaaaaaaatatatattaaaaatgtttaaaaaataatttaaaatgtctttaaaaaaaacgaagaaaagattattaaaaattagaggcgtgaGGCGATTAAATTTCTCATTAAATTACACTTAATCACCtcacgcccctaatttttaataatcttttctttgttttttaaaaaaaaaaattttgattattttttaaaacatttttaataatcttttctttaaaaaaatatatatattaaaaatgtttaaaaaagaatttaaaatgtctttaaaaaaaacgaagaaaagattattaaaaattaggggcgtgaggcgattaaatttctcattaaattaaacttaatcgcctcacacccctaatttttaataatcttttcttcgttttttaaaaaaaaaaattttgattattttttaaaacatttttaataatctttctttaaaaaaaaagaaaaaagaaaatataaaaaatgtttaaaaaattatttaaaatgtctttaaaaaaaacgaagaaaagattattaaaaattaggggcgcgaGGTAATTAAATTTCTCATTAAATTACACTTAATCACCtcacggccctaatttttaataatcttttcttcgtttaaattattatttttttaattatattttaaaacatttttaataatcttttctttaaaaaaaaaatattaaaaatgtttaaaaaattattttaaatgtcaaaaaaaacgaataaaagattattaaaaattaggggcgtgaGGTGATTAAATTTCTCATTAAATTACACTTAATCACCTCACTCCGACttgatgcagatttttttttttctcacttccaGGAAACAACATGGACGTATACATATCAGTGGCGTGCCATCCAGGCCATTTTGTCCTCCAGCCCTGGAGGGATATGTACAAACTGGTGGTGCTGATGGGGGAGATGATCCTCTATTACAACCAAAGCGAAGAAAAACCTTTGAACGTGCAGAACAATCATATCTACGCTGCTAAGGTGGAGAACAAGTGAGTTGAAGAGCTCGACAACTCAGGCCTAACGCTAGAACTCTCTCTAAATGTGTGCGCTCCTCCGATTGTGCAGCTGGTATCGGGTTTTAGTGAAGGGGGTTCTCACCAACGGGCTGGTGTCCATTTACGAGTTGGACTACGGTAAGCATGAGCTTGTCAACTGTACGCAGCTCCGAGCGCTTAACAAGGAGTTCCGACAGCTTCCCTTCCAGGGAATCACCGCTCAGCTGGCCGGTGAGTGTCAAGGCCAAAACCTGACGTAAGCGCCAAGCGGCCACGTTCCCTTTTACCCAAATAGATCATCTCGGCCCTCAGGAGTGAAGACGAGGCAGTGGTCCGAGGAGGCCGCCATGGTCTTCAGGAACCACGTGGAGAAGAAGCCCCTGGTGGCCCAACTTGAGGCGGCGCAGGAAGCGGCGAACGCCTGGGACAGGAAGCTGACCGTCTTCCTGGTGGACACCTCGCAGCAAGATAGCGACATTTGGGTGCATGACATCATGGCGGAGTTTGTTGACGAACTCCCCGACTAATGTTTTGATCCATTTTTCAAACAATTCCCGGGACTGAAAGTAGAATGGAAAAGAGAGACCAAGGGCAAAGTGGAACAAAAACAGCGTGGGTAAAATATTGCCCCCTGCTGCCCTTATTTGAAACTACAACTAGGACTTGACCTTTAATGTGATTTGAGTGACTGCAGTGCCACAGAAATAGTGTGAAACGCTGCTTAGccttgttgttttaaatatttgcatTCTTTCCAGGCATTATGCAGATATTATTTGGAGCTGATGAATGCATGTCGATTTGGAAGTATGCGCCACATTCCACTGTTGACCGGACAAAGCTCTGAGCTGCACTATGAACTAATTTATTGAATGAAATCTTACACtgctatttgcatttttatttaacaataagATATAAAGAGTTGTGGAATAAAGATTCATGCGAGAAGAGTAGAATCTTGTGTTCTTTTCTTCATGAAGTCAAAATGGAAAAAGACTGTTtggatttctttattaaaatAGCAAAACATACTAAACCTTCTTTAACTTTATTTACACGTTACATCAAATTGCATTCCATTCTTTCAGTTATCACAATTAGGCACACGATACTGTGTATGTTGCACTATGAACAGTTGATCAATTATTGTTGCAGAAGTGGATTCTAGCGGATGGAGAGCATCATGACAAACTCTGAGGAAGAGCAGAGAAACAACTTGATGTAAGTGAAAAGCAAAAAAGGGTCAACTTGTGCTACTTTCACCTTCAAAGTCAATATTTCCATCGGCGTTTATGTCCAACTCTTTCAAGATCTCCTCCAGCTCTCCTTTCTTCAGCTTCTCCCCCAGGAGGCCTTTGGCCGCCTCCTTCATCTCGTCCTGAGTGATCTTCCCGTCTCCGTCCAGGTCAAACTTTTTGCAAGACGGCAACAAGATGGCGTAAGTGACATGAAGCGATATTTGGCTGATGTTgcggtttattattattatttttattttttttgcccttttctttcccttttttttaatgttgcggtttattattatttatttatttatttttcatgatttttcccctccccccccctttttttattattattattcttttttttatgttgcggTTTATGATAGAAGGCCACCTGTAAGAATGCTGACTGGAGCTCTTTAAGTCCCAGCATGCCCGCAGTCTCGCCCATCATTCTGGGTCCCATTAGTTCAGTAAAGTCTTCAAAGTCCATGAGCCCGCCCACTAAGGAGGAACACAGCAGTATAAAACCCGCTACATGTCATCGTGCTCAAGTGTGCCAAGCGCATTTGTGGCCTTACTCCTCATTTTGATCTGCTGCACGATCTCCAGCAGTTCCATCTCGGTGGGCATGTACCCCATGGTCCTCATGCATTCAGCCACGTCTTTGTAGTTCAGGTAGCCGTCCTGGTCGTAGTCGAACTCCTTGAAGGCTTCTTGCagctctgcaaaaaaaaaaaaacaaggcgaTAACCTTGAGAGCGCTTCCAGGAACGACGGATTAGCGCCGCTAAAACTTTAATTGGGCCGGTGATGCGGGAGAACTTCCAAAATACAGCGGCCCTGGATAACCTTTCACGTGACATTCAGGTAGCAaccagattattaaaaaaaaaaaaaagtttttgtatatttgattaAGTGAGACTTACCATCTAATTCGCCTTGTGCTAATTCTCTCTCCTGTAGGAAGAAATCAACaccatttttcaacatttttcacatgCTTATACATTCAGTGGCATAGATCACGCGCATATACTCCTCACAGCAACTTGAAATCACCTTTCACTGAAGCTAACCAAGTGTGGCGTTAAGCGGCAGCTAATGCTGCAGACAGCAGTCTTACACGGATCAGCCCGCGCGCTGCTTGCTTGACACCACCCTGATGTCTGATATTTGTGCACAGGTGGCGAAAATACTCATACAGTTACTTAAATACAAgtttctgataaaaaaaagaaagaaaaagaagaatggTAACAATAATACTGATTTAAAGATGTAGCTAAATGCATCATGGTATAAGGTTTGCTAATGTGAActgacaaaaagaagaagaagctaaattagctaatgaaaacagcagggaaAAAATAcctaatttgagttttttttttcttcagattagACAGTTTTTAGTTCTTGGTTTATTTTTCCCCCGTTTTGCAGTCATCTTCTAAATAATTAGCCTAATTTGACAAGGTCAGGATTAGAAAACtctaaagtatttgtacttggttaCTTCACATGACTAATCTGTGCGCATGTTTAAAACAATCGAATCATACACCAACAGTCATATACATTTATGTGCATGAATATAAAGACAACGTCGTCTACTCACAGCGCCGAAAACACTGTTCAGCACAGAGTTGTAGACTTTGTTCATACTCTCGTTGTTTTTCTTGGACTTTTTGGAGGACTTCTTCGGCGTCCCGGACACCGAGCCCGATGGGGACGCATGAGACGAGGCCGTTTCACTATTGCTGGACCAAAACACAACTAGGGGTGACCGCTCATGTTTTTTGCGTGCGTGCACATCATTTGAACGTCACGAATGAAACGTACCCATCAGTTGCAGTGGAGTCTGCGGAAGTAGTGGATGTAGTTCTCTCTCCTGCCTTGGACATGCTGAATCAaaagagatttattttttatttttttaaatgtgttaccTGTAGCTTACACTTGTCTAAAATGTCCTTACCTTTATGTGCCCCCCCGCCAGTGTGAGAAAAGGAAGCAGGACTGTGTCCAGTGTTGTTTCTCTTTTCCTACTCTTGATCTCTTGTGCACGTCTTCTGCTCTTGACCCGCTTCCTTAGGAGAGGCTTAACAGGTAATTACCGGGTTGAACGTGCTGccaaataaagcaaaacatGGGATAGCCGTGTGACTGGCTTGGCTCGGAGGATGCCACTTCACCCAGCGGAAGTGTTTCCAACGTGGTGAATCGCGATATAACAATAACCACAGATAAATGAGTCAGACCTCTTATTTGATTTCAAATCTTGTAACGTCCCGCGTAGAACGACTTGAAGAAGTTGAGCCAAAGAACAATGTGTAGTTATTATTGATCTGATTATtaatattactactactactacatgcCATTATCCACAAACCAACATTATTATGGCATTTTTCCCAGTAAATGtgtagaaagttttttttttggtattattattataatttaaagaaaaatacatgtaCTGTGTAAGGCATTATTTAGTAGAAAGTGGACATGATGCgaggaaatatattttttaagataaacATGTAGATGaatgcatttacaaaaaaaaacatgtataaggcgttcttaaaataacaatttaacCCCAGTTAATGCAATGgcgtattttttaacaagtctttttatcgctcagttccttagaccccaatattagagctgccagaggcatcttttgttgaattacagatATAACCCTTTAATAAAGATATCCAAGTTTCcccctgtaaacatcattaagcatatcatttatacatgtatttaaggcaagttataaaatgtctgaagtcctcttgtttaacaaatttaaaacatcataaatcatgctgtttctagtaatatggcggcttcaaaagtcttggcctatcggctatccaataatatatacatatcagTGCGTGTCCCTTAAGTGCAAATCTTGTAACAAGCAAAAATGATGTCCTAGAAACGGTGTCAACGGCAAGACAAACATTTGTTCGTGTGTTCACTTGCCGGTT
Protein-coding sequences here:
- the LOC144034947 gene encoding calcium-binding protein 5; amino-acid sequence: MSKAGERTTSTTSADSTATDGNSETASSHASPSGSVSGTPKKSSKKSKKNNESMNKVYNSVLNSVFGAERELAQGELDELQEAFKEFDYDQDGYLNYKDVAECMRTMGYMPTEMELLEIVQQIKMRMGGLMDFEDFTELMGPRMMGETAGMLGLKELQSAFLQFDLDGDGKITQDEMKEAAKGLLGEKLKKGELEEILKELDINADGNIDFEEFVMMLSIR